The sequence gaaaatgaaagatgAACATGTGAAGCCAATTTCATTTGAGAAAAGTCAAAggattgttgttttattgaagCAGACACTCTCTCTCCGATGTGTTCAAGGTTacgtgatgacatcatcattactGCCGGGGCAGCGAATGAACGCTATCAAAACGTTCATGAAGTctggaaatgttttgaaatatggCCTCATCATTGTCACCCTGTTTGGCCTCATCTTCCTGTTGAACAACATTACCAATGGGGAGGTGAGAGaagttaaatatttttgtttttgcacactATACTGTCAGCTGAGGATCTGTTTTGTGAATGGGTCCttgagatttctttttcatataTGTCATCCCTTTAGAACTGGAAGTACCACACAATGTCAGCACTGTACAAGTTCCAGAGCCGGATCCAGTCACTCACTTATAGAAGCCTCCCAACATTTCACCACAATCACAGCTTCTGTTCACATCTGGGTCAGCCGCCGTCATTGATAGAAGAGCTGGAGGAGCGGGACTTGTTGGACCTCATTGCCGGGCCCCAGCAGCCATCTGGCTCTACAATACCCACCCTCTGTCAGACAAGTGACCCGGCCCACAGCCTGTTTACAATCATCCCCTCCAAAAACAACCAGCGTTGGTACGTGGGTGACCAGCTGGAGGCGCTGGTCCACCTGCACGACTTCAAGGGCCGACCCAAGCGATACGGTGGCGATTTGCTGTTGGCCCGGTTGCACTCCCCGAAATACAAAGCGGGTGTGGCTGGCCAAGTACTGGACCACAACAACGGACTTTATACCGCTCGATTCCCGCTGCTGTGGGAGGGCAGGGCTCAGGTTGAGGTCACGATGGTGCATTCGAGCGAGGCCGTCGCCGTGCTGCGGCGACTGAGGGAGCAACGGCCCGATCGAGTATTCTTCGTCAGCCTCTTTCGCCACGACCTTCTTTCTGAGAGCACAGTTTGCAACATGTGCCTGCCGCAGGACCAGGGGGAGTTGTGCAACTACACGGACCCTTACTCCGGCGAGCCGTGGTATTGTTACAAGCCTAAAATGCTCAGCTGCGATGCCCGAATCAATCATGCCAAGGGAGGCTACCTCAAAAACATCATCACCAATAAGGAAGCTTTGCTCTTCCAGAGGTTCGTACTATATAGGACAAGTGCTGTTCTTCATGTATTTCTTGCCATTGAGACCCAAatcaggttttgtttttggtcaaaTTCATCCCTATCTGTTGCCCCCAATCTCTGGTGGGAACGCCTTAAATGATAGAAGGATAGAAGAGATTCTCTTATGATTGCTTAAAAACTATGATAGTGACACAACACGAGTCCTCTTTGGAGTATTTTCTGGTGTCATAGAATACAGAGGAATTAGGTCTTGAAGGATGCGGTTGGTACCGTTGTAATAATTTAACTGAGCAAAACTCTTTATCGACGCTGtttctcattcatttttttgttgcaacttttaaaatcaaccttttttttttacatcagtgGGGTCAATGTCAAAGTTCCCATCCACGCTTCCACAACGGACACCATCGTCGTGATGCCTTCGAGGAAAGGTACTGCCTACCGTGTCAAtaataaatcactttttttggaggatggaaatttatttgcatcattGTATCTGCCATCAATGTAGAAAATGACAGGCAAAAACCAGATCCGGTGAAGCTGCCGACTTCTGGGTACTACTACCAGGACTCGTGGAGGCCATTGGGTGGTGTCAATATGCGGCAGTTTGACAGAAGTTCTGATATCACTAAGTGTTTGACCAACAAGATGGTTTACATGTACGGCGACTCCACTGTGCGCCAGTGGTTCGAGTACCTCCTCAGTGTGCTTCCAGGTCAGTGACTCCGTCTCATAGCGTTGTGATgtcttggcttggcttgggtGGGAGGCAGGGATGAAAATGTCTTCACACTCTGTACTTGAGTGATTACAGATACTTTTGTGCACGCTTGTGTATTCTGGATTTAATTACAATCCCTGAAACCTAATTGTAAACGCTATTGTACTTTCCACTATTTAAGTTTATtttatatgtttattttttatacaataTAGTATCTATACTGTGCTGCCCATACCCATCGAAGTGTTCTTGTGAAAGATCCTGAATCCTCAGTAGCTTCTGACCACTTGTTCCCTCTTACGTAGCTCTGTTGTGTTCTCCGCGGCAGAGATGAAAGAATTCGAGCTGCAGAGTCCAAAAAAGGTGGGACCCTTAATGGCAGTGGACAGCACCCACAACATTCTGCTCGAGTACCGCTGCCACGGGCCACCCATCCGCTTCTCCACCGTCATGACCAGCGAGTTGCGGTACATCGCCAACGAGCTGGACGGCCTGACCGGCGGTCCCGACACGGTGGTGGCGCTCAGCGTCTGGTCTCACTTCAGTACCTTCCCCGTGGAGGTGTACATACGCCGCCTGCGGCATATTCGCAAGGCGGTAGTCCGACTCCTGGACCGGGCGCCGGGGACGGTGGTGGTGATCCGCACAGCCAACCCTCAGGCTCTGGAGCGAGACGTCAGCCTGTACAACAGCGACTGGTTTTCGCTGCAGCTGGACACGGTGCTGCGCGCCATGTTCGAAGGTCTCGACGTTTGGCTGGTGGACGCTTGGCAGATGTGCGTCGCGCACCACCAACCTCACAACCTGCACCCCCCTAGGTCCATTGTCAAAAACATGGTAGACATGATGTTGTCCTACGTCTGTCGAGATGGAACCAGAAATATTGTGTGATTTTCAGAACCGTGTGAACGAGTATCGGGCCTCACTGAAAAGACTTCAAAACAAGATAGACAGTTGTAATTGAAGGAGACGTGGGGACaacggtatagaaaatggatggatggatttcctCCTCTTTTTAACTTCATAAAGGGAGCAGAATGTATTGGACATATTTGTCTTTGCAGAAGAATGACTTGAATTACATTACATACGTATTAAAGTTACAAAGTTTGCCATACAGTAATTTCAAATCAGAGAACGTAGTAGTATTGCTGTAATAAATATCCCAGCAACATCCTGCAGAAAAAACAAGTTCAAATTTGTGCCATATCTCTTTGAAATGTGGGCAGTATTTATGGGGTCACAATCGAAAAACAGACTGCCGGCTCACGTGACAAACGGACTTTTCTTTCTCATGTTTtgctattttcttcttttttcttactTGTGATGGAAGCGTCCGCCCCATCCTagggcaaaaaaacaatgtcagtCTTGTTCGGTTTGTTGCACTGAATGGAACTTGAATATGTCTAGTCACTAGCCAGTTGAGTATATATGTGGAATCCAAACACTGGAGAAGCCATTCTTTGCCACGTGCTGCCTCATTCTCATCAGACTGAACGCTGCTGATTGCACAAACTGCTTCACACCACTATGTGACTTTTCCTCGCCCCCGTTTTTAACACTTCagcctttgctttttttggtcTGTATTCAAGCCGTCTCAGTTCTTTGTTTACAAATAACAGTGAGCCATTCAAGGAACACTTTCCAGACTTGAAATTAACGCaacatataaataatataaaaacttttttttttaaataattctgCTTTTCCCACATGCTGCATATCCACTTAAATTTAGTCCAAGAActttttcaaaatacattaGTACAGAAAAAGGGTCGCTGTCCCGTACGTTTTGAACGTCTCCCTCCTCCAACGcccctgattcaaatgatcaactCTAAAGAAGCCTGATAACGATCCTGATCATTTAATCCGGTGTGTCAGAGGGAGACattgaaaacatgcaggacagcGCCCCCCAACAACCGGTTTTGAACACCCGTGGCAGAAGCTATGGAATTCCTTAGACAGTTGCTTTCTTGTGAGGGGTGACCTAAACTATGAATatagtatataaaaaaaaacaaataaagaatTTGGATTGATTGACTTCATTACAAATGTCCTTCTTTGaatttaattgttttcttgtttttgcacATCTAAACATATCAGCATCGTAGATGGCTGATATTTTGACATAGTATGTATCTGATGATATATAAAGGTTGTTAGATGTTAGCGTTTCCATTTTATCTATGGTTTATaacaatgattaaaaaaaaatccatgtatTGGAGCTGATTGTTTTTCACAAGAAAATGTACACCCAGTACATGGAGCTAaacttttgatttgaatttgaatttccGAACACACCCTTTGTGTCACTCCATGGATGTCCTGCCTAATGGGTGAGGTTACATCCTGATTGGAGCCAGCATAATTCTGTGAAGAACTTCTGCCAGGAAATACAGAGGTAGAAGAACGGTAGTCATCACTTCTGCTATCTAAATTATCTGTTGATAGTCAAACTATCATGGAAAGatggacaaaaatatatatttgtatgaaataaaaacatttggattAATTTAGTGAAGTTGTAAAATTTCATGTGGGTACACTTTGCTGCTTACCAATGTGCCGCAGCACAGTTGTTAGGGTTggcaatttattttgatcgtatgattatattgaaatgtttattGGAATCATTAACTCCGTTAAAACCTTTCCCTTGGCTCTTTGTGCCAacgctgttgtttttgtgcaccACCAGTAAAACTGCATAACtttgtaaaacaaatataCGACTAAACAGGTATGCAGAGGCGATCGCG comes from Syngnathus acus chromosome 21, fSynAcu1.2, whole genome shotgun sequence and encodes:
- the nxpe3 gene encoding NXPE family member 3, which encodes MTSSLLPGQRMNAIKTFMKSGNVLKYGLIIVTLFGLIFLLNNITNGENWKYHTMSALYKFQSRIQSLTYRSLPTFHHNHSFCSHLGQPPSLIEELEERDLLDLIAGPQQPSGSTIPTLCQTSDPAHSLFTIIPSKNNQRWYVGDQLEALVHLHDFKGRPKRYGGDLLLARLHSPKYKAGVAGQVLDHNNGLYTARFPLLWEGRAQVEVTMVHSSEAVAVLRRLREQRPDRVFFVSLFRHDLLSESTVCNMCLPQDQGELCNYTDPYSGEPWYCYKPKMLSCDARINHAKGGYLKNIITNKEALLFQSGVNVKVPIHASTTDTIVVMPSRKENDRQKPDPVKLPTSGYYYQDSWRPLGGVNMRQFDRSSDITKCLTNKMVYMYGDSTVRQWFEYLLSVLPEMKEFELQSPKKVGPLMAVDSTHNILLEYRCHGPPIRFSTVMTSELRYIANELDGLTGGPDTVVALSVWSHFSTFPVEVYIRRLRHIRKAVVRLLDRAPGTVVVIRTANPQALERDVSLYNSDWFSLQLDTVLRAMFEGLDVWLVDAWQMCVAHHQPHNLHPPRSIVKNMVDMMLSYVCRDGTRNIV